One region of Chlamydia psittaci 6BC genomic DNA includes:
- the recF gene encoding DNA replication/repair protein RecF (All proteins in this family for which functions are known are DNA-binding proteins that assist the filamentation of RecA onto DNA for the initiation of recombination or recombinational repair.) — protein MNILSLRLKNFRNYKEAEVSFSPNINYIFGENAQGKTNLIEALYVLSLGRSFRTSHLTEAIFFGSSYFFLEMTFEKDGVPHTLSTYVDKQGKKIFCDQSPIKTLSQLIGMIPIVLFSAKDRCLISGSPSDRRLFLNLLLSQCDPQYKHSLSYYHRALLQRNTLLKTKQTSTLSVWDEQLATLGSYLCLSRYTCCTQLNQLIQELWNNSLSERLFIKFKSPLIKQCKISQEAVKNELHKQLSASLHRDLELGNTSVGPHREDFTLMINDLPVAQFSSEGQKQSLLAVLKLAESLYIKSIHNVYPLFCMDDIHAGLDNQRISQLLGLAPSLGQTLITSTTLPHQTLSETHRIFSVNQAQISIHSHAIIKE, from the coding sequence ATGAATATTCTTTCCTTACGCCTTAAGAACTTTAGAAACTATAAAGAAGCTGAGGTTTCTTTCTCCCCAAATATAAATTATATTTTTGGAGAAAATGCTCAGGGAAAGACGAATCTTATTGAAGCTCTGTATGTATTATCTCTAGGTAGATCGTTCCGTACTTCTCATCTTACAGAAGCCATTTTTTTTGGCTCTTCGTATTTCTTTTTAGAAATGACCTTCGAGAAAGATGGCGTTCCCCACACGCTTTCTACCTATGTAGACAAACAGGGGAAAAAAATCTTTTGCGATCAATCTCCTATAAAAACCCTATCACAATTGATAGGCATGATACCTATAGTCCTGTTCTCTGCAAAAGATCGTTGCTTAATTTCTGGATCTCCTTCAGATCGAAGATTATTTCTTAACTTACTTTTATCGCAGTGTGATCCACAATATAAACACTCTTTGTCCTATTATCACCGAGCTCTATTACAAAGAAATACCCTACTGAAAACTAAGCAAACCTCTACATTATCCGTTTGGGATGAACAACTTGCCACTTTAGGATCCTATCTATGCCTTAGTCGATACACTTGCTGCACACAACTCAATCAACTCATTCAAGAACTATGGAATAATTCTCTATCAGAACGCTTATTTATAAAGTTTAAAAGTCCTTTAATTAAACAATGTAAGATTTCTCAAGAAGCTGTTAAAAATGAACTGCATAAACAACTCTCAGCTTCTTTACATCGTGATTTAGAATTAGGAAATACTTCAGTAGGTCCTCATCGTGAAGACTTTACTTTGATGATTAATGATCTTCCTGTAGCACAATTTTCTAGTGAAGGACAAAAACAGAGCCTACTTGCTGTTCTTAAACTTGCAGAATCTCTCTACATAAAAAGCATACACAACGTATATCCCTTATTCTGTATGGATGATATCCATGCAGGATTAGACAATCAGAGAATCTCACAATTATTAGGACTAGCGCCTTCTCTCGGGCAAACCCTAATAACCTCAACAACCCTCCCTCATCAAACATTATCCGAAACTCATAGGATATTTTCAGTTAATCAAGCACAAATCTCTATTCATTCGCATGCGATTATTAAAGAGTGA
- the dnaN gene encoding DNA polymerase III subunit beta: MKFVVSRNELGNLIKKIQSVVPQNTPIPVLTHVLIETCNDELVFTATDLTVSTRCVAQAKVYESGAISIPSKRFFQLVKELTEANLEISATTGEMAKITSGSSCFRLLSMGKEDFPMLPDIQNSVRFTLPAEQLKEMLQRTSFAVSREESRYVLTGVLLTIANGTATVVGTDGKRLAKTDIEVSLDKSFTGDYIIPIKAVEEIIKLCSEDSEASIFLDQAKIAVECGNTLLITKLLSGEFPDFSPVISTESSVLLDLHREELITLLKQVALFTNESSHSVKFTFTPGELTLTANCTKVGEGKVSMAVNYSGELLEIAFNPFFFLDILKHSKDELVRLGISDSYNPGIITDSTRSLFVIMPMRLHDD, translated from the coding sequence ATGAAGTTCGTCGTATCCCGAAATGAGTTAGGAAATCTTATAAAAAAAATCCAAAGTGTTGTTCCTCAAAACACTCCTATCCCTGTGCTCACCCACGTACTTATTGAAACATGCAATGACGAGCTTGTTTTCACCGCTACAGACCTTACAGTAAGTACTCGTTGTGTAGCTCAAGCAAAAGTTTATGAGTCTGGGGCTATCTCTATTCCTTCTAAAAGATTTTTCCAATTAGTAAAGGAGTTAACAGAGGCGAATCTCGAGATCTCGGCAACTACAGGAGAAATGGCCAAAATCACCTCGGGTTCTTCGTGTTTCCGTTTACTTAGTATGGGGAAAGAGGACTTTCCTATGCTTCCCGATATCCAAAATTCCGTAAGATTTACTCTCCCTGCAGAACAGCTAAAAGAAATGTTACAACGCACATCATTCGCTGTTTCTCGAGAAGAAAGCCGTTATGTTCTTACAGGGGTTTTATTAACTATTGCTAACGGTACTGCTACTGTAGTTGGTACTGACGGGAAACGCCTAGCAAAAACTGATATCGAAGTCTCTTTAGATAAAAGCTTTACTGGAGATTATATTATCCCTATTAAAGCTGTTGAAGAAATCATTAAGCTCTGTTCTGAAGATTCCGAAGCTTCTATTTTCTTAGATCAGGCAAAAATTGCTGTAGAGTGCGGCAACACATTGCTAATTACTAAATTACTTTCTGGAGAATTTCCTGACTTCTCTCCTGTTATTTCCACAGAAAGTAGTGTTTTACTAGATCTTCACAGAGAAGAGCTTATCACCTTATTAAAACAAGTCGCTCTATTTACTAACGAATCTTCACACTCTGTAAAATTCACCTTTACCCCTGGAGAACTCACCCTAACAGCAAACTGTACAAAAGTGGGCGAGGGCAAAGTGAGTATGGCAGTAAACTATTCTGGAGAATTATTAGAAATTGCGTTCAATCCTTTCTTCTTCCTGGATATTTTGAAACATAGTAAGGATGAGTTAGTTCGACTAGGTATTTCTGACTCTTACAATCCTGGAATTATTACAGATTCCACACGTAGCCTATTCGTTATTATGCCTATGAGATTGCATGATGATTAA
- the smpB gene encoding SsrA-binding protein SmpB, with the protein MASKEIVSNRKALHNYEVLESLEAGIVLTGTEIKSLRDHGGNLGDAYVTISKGEAWLLNASIAPYRFGNIYNHEERRKRKLLLHRYEIHKLEVKVAQKGVTIIPLGMFLSRGYVKVRLGCCRGKKSHDKRQTIIAREKEREIASAMKRYR; encoded by the coding sequence ATGGCCAGTAAGGAAATTGTCTCTAACCGTAAAGCCTTACATAATTACGAGGTTTTGGAATCTTTAGAAGCTGGGATTGTCCTGACCGGAACGGAAATCAAGTCGTTGCGTGATCACGGTGGAAATCTGGGTGATGCCTATGTGACTATTTCTAAAGGTGAGGCGTGGTTATTGAATGCCAGCATCGCTCCATACCGTTTTGGGAATATCTATAATCATGAAGAACGAAGAAAGCGTAAACTTCTTCTTCATAGATACGAGATTCACAAATTAGAAGTTAAAGTTGCTCAAAAAGGGGTAACAATTATTCCTCTTGGGATGTTTCTTTCTCGTGGTTACGTAAAAGTTCGTTTAGGTTGTTGCCGTGGTAAAAAATCTCATGATAAACGACAAACAATCATAGCAAGAGAGAAAGAAAGAGAAATAGCATCCGCTATGAAGCGTTATCGTTAA
- a CDS encoding FAD:protein FMN transferase produces MGKLPKILLIVLLSYIFQGCSPPLTSFEGERMTMPYRIIVGQHLTRQETAELKNEIDAVFKVIDTVYNNWNSESELSKINRSPAGVAIPLSNELFVFLKEIDRFYHISGGRFDPTLGPLKNLWLLHLKQHSLPNEQTWKSYYKNVGWKHITLDLTNKTITKKHPDVQLDLCGAVKGFAVDCLLETCLRFCKNNYVEWGGEIKTSGGHPNGRPWRIASSATPQILEIHNAAVATSGNYYQQWSVNGKIYTHILDPHTGKPLELHDYPIISATVIHPSCAYADAMATVLMTFATKKEALAWAEENNIQAFINDNAS; encoded by the coding sequence ATGGGAAAGTTACCAAAAATTCTCCTCATAGTTCTTTTATCGTACATCTTTCAAGGATGTTCGCCACCTCTCACCTCTTTTGAAGGGGAGAGAATGACCATGCCCTACCGTATTATTGTAGGACAACACCTAACACGCCAGGAGACTGCTGAATTAAAAAATGAAATCGATGCAGTCTTTAAGGTAATTGATACTGTGTATAATAACTGGAATAGCGAGTCAGAACTCTCGAAAATCAACCGGTCTCCTGCCGGGGTAGCGATCCCCCTGTCTAACGAGTTGTTTGTATTCTTAAAAGAAATCGATAGATTTTACCACATATCCGGAGGAAGATTTGATCCCACCCTTGGCCCGCTGAAAAATCTCTGGTTACTTCATCTTAAACAACACTCTCTTCCTAACGAACAAACTTGGAAATCCTACTATAAAAATGTCGGTTGGAAACACATTACCTTAGACTTAACCAACAAAACCATCACCAAAAAACATCCTGATGTACAACTAGATCTTTGCGGCGCTGTAAAAGGTTTTGCCGTAGATTGTCTACTAGAAACCTGTCTACGTTTTTGTAAGAATAACTATGTAGAATGGGGAGGGGAAATCAAAACTTCTGGAGGCCACCCTAACGGACGACCGTGGCGTATAGCGTCTTCAGCAACCCCACAAATCCTAGAAATCCATAATGCAGCTGTCGCTACAAGCGGAAACTACTACCAGCAATGGTCTGTAAACGGTAAAATTTACACACACATTCTAGATCCTCATACAGGGAAGCCCCTAGAACTACATGACTACCCCATAATCTCGGCTACTGTTATTCACCCTAGTTGTGCGTATGCTGATGCCATGGCCACAGTACTGATGACATTTGCAACAAAAAAAGAAGCTTTAGCTTGGGCAGAAGAAAATAATATCCAAGCCTTTATTAACGATAACGCTTCATAG
- the folD gene encoding bifunctional methylenetetrahydrofolate dehydrogenase/methenyltetrahydrofolate cyclohydrolase FolD, with protein MLLKGTPVAERVLEKIKQEIANSSTPPGLAVVLIGNDPASEVYVGMKVKKAADLGMVSKAHRLPSDATLTDILKLIERLNHDPTIHGILVQIPLPKHLDSNAIIQAISPEKDVDGLHPINMGKLLLGQLGGFAPCTPAGIIELLHYYEIPLLGRHVAVVGRSNIVGKPLAAMLMQKHPSTNATVTLLHSQSQNLTEILKTADIIIAAVGVPLFIKESMVSSNTVIIDVGTSRVTANNAKGYTLVGDVDFNNVVTKCKAISPVPGGVGPMTVAMLMKNTWESYQKFSS; from the coding sequence ATGTTATTAAAAGGTACACCCGTTGCCGAGCGGGTCTTAGAAAAAATCAAACAAGAAATCGCCAATAGCTCAACGCCACCAGGCCTCGCTGTAGTACTGATCGGTAATGATCCAGCGTCCGAGGTTTACGTCGGAATGAAAGTGAAAAAGGCTGCGGATTTAGGCATGGTGTCTAAAGCACATAGATTGCCTTCTGATGCCACCTTAACCGATATTCTTAAACTCATTGAAAGATTAAACCACGATCCTACGATTCATGGTATCTTAGTACAAATACCTTTACCTAAACATTTAGATAGTAATGCCATTATCCAAGCAATTTCTCCTGAGAAAGATGTAGATGGCCTTCATCCAATAAATATGGGAAAGCTTCTACTCGGACAGCTTGGAGGATTCGCTCCTTGTACCCCTGCAGGAATTATTGAGCTACTCCACTACTATGAAATTCCTCTTCTTGGGCGTCATGTTGCCGTTGTTGGGAGAAGCAATATTGTAGGTAAGCCGCTTGCTGCTATGTTAATGCAGAAACATCCTTCAACGAATGCTACGGTAACTTTACTTCATAGCCAATCACAAAACCTTACAGAAATTTTAAAAACAGCAGATATCATTATTGCTGCTGTCGGCGTTCCCCTATTTATTAAAGAAAGTATGGTCTCTTCCAATACTGTTATTATCGATGTCGGTACATCACGAGTCACAGCAAATAATGCTAAAGGTTATACACTAGTGGGAGATGTCGATTTCAATAATGTTGTTACCAAATGCAAGGCAATCTCTCCTGTCCCTGGAGGCGTGGGACCAATGACTGTTGCTATGCTAATGAAAAACACATGGGAAAGTTACCAAAAATTCTCCTCATAG